A genomic window from Yarrowia lipolytica chromosome 1D, complete sequence includes:
- a CDS encoding uncharacterized protein (Compare to YALI0D24079g, weakly similar to uniprot|Q86ZA2 Cochliobolus heterostrophus KLP9 Kinesin) — MSQPPRTPLPSGIPLRRGKTTTTRDRPQSHIRTLSQQSLPSLSLSLSPASSPNVSPHVSQLKRAGSVKQASHVAPGSPSHVIQQQGSPNHVSQPHVSKPHGSPSHVFGHHHNNVPNPGSPLTGPGPGHLSSRVSSDVSVSLPVPVPASALPPTPISVHAVIRIKPSVAKSAITEFSSNSITVTCAPQKRTFLYDHVFGPQTTQSEIYAHFSKSTDQFVAGYNVTIMAYGQSGSGKSYTMGTESVDVGSRSSSRMSTRDLDGGFASDPVNPDPDHEGLVQRASADIFAKLEDKFDKTMSELTVSVSYVELYNEQFCDLLDPNPKPQPMVREDSAGNVAISGVAHVTVSSLPALLHLLRSGSELRQKGSTALNSESSRSHAIFTITLTQNGASSKFNFVDLAGSERLKNSEAKGERVKEGIAINGGLAALGKVISQLSSAAQTAATATKHISYRDSKLTRLLQDSLGGRAVTYLLSCITCDDAFVSETLSTLSYTQRARAIQLAPEISQNEEMEFDQMKREMEYWRGRTRELERERERTRDFSRDFSHESPSRLSSRDSPSRMSSSRDSPTGFVRESPTRTSRDRSRDSLRSSRMSPTRHHRHQRDWSHDSLRHADFDVMSPDSTFSPRGSTTDVSRTSPDSRENGSSRLNNTTEMHSAVEDMIKQYDLRILGLETALVEEQRGHAAERESHVIAQQRIGELESLLEQREDEIRELKASHRSESRATVMSEDSRDASTAGSSSRAPLESRISVLESHLDNSRVQHRRTLDELKRLSSHYEAMSRDLDRSRREVEKEKQLRYDVIAQMKRTSVSESRDEATGVGGGSIRSRTAASFTSSLFASLPRVADSADDERETGSSVKLSNGSSDSKKTSISSEVLPNDSSLPHFH, encoded by the coding sequence ATGTCACAGCCTCCAAGGACACCTCTGCCGTCAGGAATCCCACTCAGACGAGGAAAAACAACGACGACACGTGACCGGCCCCAAAGCCACATTCGGACTCTTAGTCAGCAGAGCCTACCGTCGCTGTCACTGTCGCTGTCGCCGGCGTCGAGCCCCAACGTCAGCCCCCATGTCAGCCAACTCAAAAGAGCAGGGTCCGTGAAACAAgcgagtcacgtggcgCCAGGTTCGccgagtcacgtgatccagcAGCAAGGTTCGCcgaatcacgtgagccaACCGCACGTGAGCAAGCCACACGGTTCGCCGAGTCATGTCTTtggtcaccaccacaacaatGTTCCAAATCCGGGTTCGCCGCTTACAGGGCCTGGTCCCGGTCACCTGAGCAGTCGCGTGTCTTCCGACGTGTCCGTTTCCCTGCCTGTGCCCGTGCCCGCGTCCGCCCTTCCCCCTACGCCCATATCTGTCCATGCAGTCATCCGAATCAAGCCATCGGTGGCCAAATCGGCCATCACCGAGTTCTCCAGCAACTCCATCACTGTCACGTGCGCCCCTCAAAAACGCACGTTTCTCTATGACCACGTGTTTGGGCCTCAAACTACCCAGTCGGAGATCTACGCCCACTTTTCAAAGTCCACAGATCAGTTTGTAGCCGGTTACAATGTCACCATCATGGCGTACGGCCAATCTGGCTCGGGCAAGAGTTACACCATGGGCACCGAAAGTGTGGATGTCGGTTCACGGTCGAGTTCCCGAATGTCCACACGTGACCTGGACGGCGGATTCGCGTCTGACCCAGTCAATCCCGACCCCGACCACGAGGGTCTAGTCCAGCGGGCCTCGGCAGACATCTTCGCAAAGCTCGAGGACAAGTTTGACAAGACAATGTCGGAACTGACGGTTTCCGTCAGTTATGTAGAGCTCTACAACGAACAGTTCTGCGACCTGCTGGACCCTAACCCAAAACCCCAGCCCATGGTGCGTGAGGACAGCGCCGGTAACGTGGCCATCTCCGGCGTGGCGCACGTGACTGTCTCCTCGCTCCCCGCGCTGCTTCATCTCCTGCGCTCGGGCTCCGAGCTCCGCCAAAAGGGGTCCACGGCGCTTAACTCTGAGTCGTCGCGCTCCCACGCCATTTTCACCATCACCCTGACCCAGAACGGCGCCTCCAGCAAGTTCAATTTTGTCGATTTGGCTGGCTCGGAGCGACTGAAGAATTCCGAGGCCAAGGGAGAAAGAGTCAAGGAGGGCATCGCCATTAACGGAGGTTTGGCGGCGTTGGGCAAGGTGATTAGTCAACTGTCGAGTGCCGCCCAAACTGCGGCAACAGCCACCAAACATATCTCGTACCGAGACTCGAAATTGACCCGCTTGTTGCAAGACTCGCTGGGGGGCAGAGCGGTGACATATCTCTTGTCCTGCATCACGTGTGACGACGCGTTTGTGTCGGAAACACTCTCCACGCTTAGTTACACCCAGCGAGCACGTGCCATCCAACTGGCTCCAGAGATTAGCCAGAatgaggagatggagttTGACCAGATGAAGCGGGAGATGGAGTACTGGCGAGGGCGAACGAGAGAGCTGGAGCGCGAGCGCGAGCgaacacgtgacttttcACGCGACTTTTCCCATGAATCGCCCTCACGGCTGTCATCGCGGGACTCTCCTTCGCGCATGTCGTCCAGCAGAGACAGCCCCACGGGGTTTGTACGCGAGTCGCCGACACggacgtcacgtgaccggtcacgtgactcgcTGCGCTCCTCGCGAATGTCTCCCACGcgccaccaccgccaccagCGCGACTGGTCCCACGATTCTCTCAGGCATGCGGACTTTGATGTCATGTCACCTGACTCTACCTTTTCCCCACGGGGCTCGACGACGGACGTGTCGCGCACATCCCCCGACTCACGTGAGAATGGGTCCTCGCGgctcaacaacaccaccgaAATGCACTCTGCGGTGGAGGATATGATCAAGCAGTACGATTTGCGGATTCTGGGGTTAGAAACCGCGCTGGTAGAAGAGCAGCGCGGGCACGCGGCGGAGCGggagagtcacgtgatcgcGCAGCAGCGGATCGGGGAGCTGGAGTCGTTGCTGGAGCAGCGCGAGGACGAGATTCGTGAGTTGAAGGCCAGCCACAGGAGCGAGTCTCGCGCGACAGTGATGTCTGAggattcacgtgacgcgTCTACAGCGGGGAGTAGCTCACGTGCGCCCCTCGAGTCGCGCATCTCCGTGCTGGAGTCGCATCTTGACAACTCCCGGGTGCAGCACCGGCGGACTctggacgagctcaagcgGCTGTCGTCGCACTACGAGGCAATGTCTCGTGATCTGGACCGGTCGCGGcgggaggtggagaaggagaagcagctgcGGTATGACGTGATTGCTCAGATGAAACGCACGAGCGTGAGCGAGTCACGAGATGAGGCGACTGGCGTCGGCGGCGGCAGTATACGGTCTCGAACTGCGGCGTCGTTTACAAGCAGTTTATTTGCCAGTTTGCCGCGGGTAGCCGATAGTGCCGATGACGAGCGGGAGACCGGGTCATCTGTCAAGCTCTCCAATGGGAGCTCCGATTCGAAGAAGACGTCCATCTCGTCGGAGGTTTTGCCGAATGATTCGTCACTGCCGCATTTTCACTGA